In Alosa alosa isolate M-15738 ecotype Scorff River chromosome 19, AALO_Geno_1.1, whole genome shotgun sequence, a genomic segment contains:
- the LOC125284349 gene encoding olfactory receptor 6N1-like — protein sequence MNASGPVTFFIIEGLQEKKMLMFGVFLTIYVVVLCGNGMIIYLVRTDPKLQTPMYFFLHSLSFSDMVYVTISIPNMLSGLLKDEHTISKTGCMLQMYFFLSMGSSCRGILTAMAFDRYIAICNPLRYTTIMTKRLCILLVFAAWCFGYLLVLPACFLALRLNFCGPNRVKHVLCDHSSVVRLACGNTTVNNIVSLFMAMVILLGTFFLILASYVSIGITVYRMGRAERVKAFTTCASHLIVVCISYVSATCVYVSYRVATFSPDARMIVAVVYSVLTPSLNPIIYSLRNKELWEALTRALSRCVALPSSHRKTIPTLS from the coding sequence atGAACGCCTCTGGTCCAGTCACATTTTTCATCATAGAAGGACTGCAGGAGAAGAAAATGCTCATGTTTGGTGTTTTTCTAACTATTTATGTTGTGGTTCTATGTGGCAATGGCATGATTATATATCTGGTGAGGACAGACCCTAAGCTTCAAACTCCTATGTATTTCTTTCTTCATAGCCTCTCTTTCTCGGATATGGTGTATGTCACAATATCCATACCCAACATGCTATCTGGTTTACTGAAAGATGAACACACCATCTCCAAAACTGGTTGCATGTTGCagatgtatttttttctctccatggGTTCCTCTTGCCGGGGCATCTTGACAGCCATGGCTTTTGACCGCTACATAGCCATCTGCAACCCCCTCCGCTACACCACCATCATGACCAAACGCTTGTGCATTCTGCTGGTGTTTGCGGCATGGTGCTTTGGCTATCTGTTGGTCTTGCCAGCATGTTTTCTCGCTCTCCGTCTAAACTTCTGTGGACCCAACAGGGTGAAGCACGTCCTCTGTGACCACTCCTCTGTGGTGAGGCTAGCCTGCGGCAACACCACCGTTAACAACATCGTGTCCCTCTTCATGGCGATGGTCATTCTCCTCGGAACGTTTTTTCTTATCCTGGCCTCGTACGTCAGCATCGGCATAACGGTGTACCGCATGGGGCGGGCGGAGAGGGTGAAGGCATTCACCACCTGCGCCTCTCACCTGATAGTGGTCTGCATCTCGTACGTGTCGGCCACGTGCGTGTACGTCTCATACCGAGTAGCTACGTTCTCCCCTGACGCACGTATGATTGTGGCGGTGGTGTATTCTGTTCTCACACCGTCTCTCAACCCCATCATTTACAGCTTGAGGAACAAGGAGCTTTGGGAGGCTCTAACCAGAGCCCTTAGTAGATGTGTTGCCTTACCGAGCTCTCACAGGAAAACAATCCCTACTTTATCCTGA
- the LOC125284348 gene encoding olfactory receptor 6N1-like → MNVSATVTFFIIEGLQEKKMLMFGVFLTVYVVVLCGNGMIIYLVRTDPKLQTPMYFFLHSLSFSDIVYTSVTIPNMLSGLLKEEHTISKTGCLLQMYFFLSMAVTGRSILTVMAFDRYMAVCNPLRYGSLMTQPVCILLVVVAWCFGSATVLPSLSLAVPLPFCGPNMVKHVFCDHSSVVRLACADKSVNSVVSLTLALFVLIGTFSLILASYVCIGKAVHGMGRVERTKAFTTCASHLIVVLVCISYVSATCVYVSYRVATFSPDARMIVAVVYSVLTPSLNPIIYSLRNKELWEALTRALIPVLSPSDRKASGCTITPPDWKGSRLPLSRQFFPEQAPEPARRGSWCRLGPRSPAVQLRYLKQQQTVPLQAEPPDTLEPLDVRSSESLRSLWMRSSDDGSIDIGVEPGTSCQPRTLPRHQPGWQLPSAVQGWSRWSPAQVPPGRRSSILRSGEASSELASP, encoded by the exons ATGAATGTCTCTGCTACAGTCACATTTTTCATCATAGAAGGACTGCAGGAGAAGAAAATGCTCATGTTTGGTGTTTTTCTAACCGTGTACGTTGTGGTTCTATGTGGCAATGGCATGATTATATATCTGGTGAGGACAGACCCTAAGCTTCAAACTCCTATGTATTTCTTTCTTCATAGCCTCTCTTTCTCAGACATAGTGTATACATCCGTAACTATACCAAATATGCTCTCTGGCTTACTAAAAGAGGAGCACACCATCTCCAAAACTGGTTGCTTATTGCAGATGTACTTTTTCCTCTCTATGGCTGTGACTGGTCGCTCTATCTTAACGGTCATGGCTTTTGACCGATACATGGCTGTGTGTAACCCACTGCGCTATGGTTCCCTCATGACCCAGCCAGTGTGCATCCTCCTGGTTGTGGTCGCGTGGTGCTTTGGGTCTGCAACCGTCCTGCCATCCCTTTCCCTGGCCGTCCCCCTGCCCTTCTGCGGACCCAACATGGTGAAGCATGTCTTCTGCGACCATTCGTCTGTGGTGAGGCTGGCGTGCGCCGACAAGAGCGTCAACAGCGTCGTGTCTCTAACCCTCGCGCTGTTCGTCCTCATTGGCACGTTCTCCCTCATCCTGGCCTCGTACGTGTGCATAGGTAAGGCTGTGCATGGCATGGGGCGGGTGGAGAGGACAAAGGCGTTCACCACCTGCGCCTCTCACCTGATAGTGGTCT TGGTCTGCATCTCGTACGTGTCGGCCACGTGCGTGTATGTCTCCTACCGCGTAGCCACGTTCTCCCCTGACGCACGTATGATTGTGGCGGTGGTATATTCTGTTCTCACACCGTCTCTCAACCCCATCATTTACAGCTTGAGGAACAAGGAGCTTTGGGAGGCTCTAACCAGAGCCCTCA TCCCAGTGCTTAGTCCAAGTGACCGGAAAGCCTCCGGCTGCACGATAACCCCTCCCGACTGGAAGGGCTCTCGGCTGCCTCTGTCACGTCAGTTCTTCCCCGAACAAGCACCAGAACCGGCCAGACGTGGGTCGTGGTGTCGCTTGGGCCCTCGGTCTCCCGCCGTGCAGCTGCGCTACCTCAAACAGCAGCAAACAGTCCCACTGCAAGCCGAACCCCCGGATACGCTGGAACCCCTGGACGTTCG GTCGTCAGAGAGTTTGCGCTCTCTATGGATGAGATCCTCGGATGACGGCAGCATCGACATCGGCGTTGAGCCGGGAACTTCTTGCCAGCCGCGGACACTTCCGCGACATCAGCCGGGCTGGCAGCTCCCGTCGGCTGTGCAGGGCTGGTCCCGCTGGTCGCCTGCACAGGTCCCGCCGGGCCGAAGGTCCTCCATCCTCCGCAGTGGCGAAGCCTCCAGCGAGCTGGCTAGTCCTTAA